Part of the Labilibaculum antarcticum genome, TGTTGAATCTCCTGTGATTGCCAGTGTTGGTGCAAAATTAATTATTGCAATTCCCAAGACCGGAGAGATTTTACAGTTCGATTTAGATGGGAATCTGCAGTCGAAGGATAAAATAGAATGGGCTTCCAACACTATTTCTGTAGAAGAACAAAAAGAAATACAAAAGAAGGCCATTGAAAAATTTAAAGCTTTAAAACCAAAGTTTGCCATTGGTGATTATGCCGAAAAGAATACAAAAGGATTCGAGAAAGCTTTACTGGAAATGGAAACTGACCTTAAACAAATTACAAAGCCAATTCCTACTCCTGTTTTTTCAACAGTGATTAAAGACTCAGATAACAATCTCTTGTTTTTTGAGTTTCCTAAAGAAAAAGGAGCCAATAAATTTAATGTGTGGATTTATAAGAGTAATGGCTCTTTTGTAGGCTCAAGTAGTTTTGAATGCGATGATTACAACTTACAGATAAATCCATCAAAAATGGTTTTTTACAAGGGGTATATTTATGCACTTCAAGAACTGAAAGAGGCTTCAGATATTCCTCTTCGTTTGGTGAGGTTTAGGGTAACGAATTAATTCGGATACAAACTAATTTATTGTAATGAGGGGATTCTAATTTTTTTGGAATCCCCTCTTGTTATTAATCAGTTTTCCAATTTAATCTGTTCTGTTTTTTAATGTTGTGATGTTCTTTTGTGTTTTTGTAATGTGTTAAAGGGAAGTACGCACAAAAACCTATTCTTATAATACGTTCATAAGCTGTTTTTTCCAATTGGTATAAGCTTGAACTTTGTTCCATATCAATTTGAACAGAGAAGCTTATGGAAATACATCAAATTACAATACAGGCAGGCATCGACAAGTTAGGCAATACGGAACGTTTGCCCGATTTGCGAATCAACAAAGGTGAGATATATGGAATTGTTGGCCCTACCGGCAGCGGGAAAAGTCAGTTGATTGCAGATATTGAGCAGTTGGCACAAGGAGATACGGCAAGTAAGCGCAGAATTTTAATTAATGGAGCAATCCCTTCCCATGAACTTCGGAGTGATCCCAGAAAAAAAATGGTGGCTCAATTATCGCAGAACATGAATTTTTTCGCTGATATGCCCGTTGCCGATTTTTTGAAACTTCACGCCAAGTGCCGAGGGAAAAGCAAGGTTGATATTAAGCAGGTAATTTCGATTGCGAATACTCTTACTGGAGAGCCCATAAATGCAAGCGATAATCTAACAATTTTAAGCGGAGGACAAACCAGGGCTCTAATGGTGGCAGATGTTGCCATTATTAGCGAATCACCAATTGTTTTAATCGATGAAATTGAAAATGCAGGGATTAAAAAGCACGAGGCTTTGCAATTGTTATCGGGAGAGGGGAAAATAATTCTTGTGGTCACCCACGATCCGGTATTGGCCTTAAGTGCACAAAAGAGGATTATTATGAGGAATGGTGGCATGCGCGATATTATTGAAAGCACTTACCGTGAGAAACAAATATCATTGCAGTTAAATGATATTGATCGGTGTATTTTGGCTTTACGGGAGGATGTGCGGGCAGGCAGGAAAATAGAAGAAGTCAATTTTGAGGCATTGCGTCATGAATTGAGTTTTTTGTAATGCCTGC contains:
- a CDS encoding ATP-binding cassette domain-containing protein; the encoded protein is MEIHQITIQAGIDKLGNTERLPDLRINKGEIYGIVGPTGSGKSQLIADIEQLAQGDTASKRRILINGAIPSHELRSDPRKKMVAQLSQNMNFFADMPVADFLKLHAKCRGKSKVDIKQVISIANTLTGEPINASDNLTILSGGQTRALMVADVAIISESPIVLIDEIENAGIKKHEALQLLSGEGKIILVVTHDPVLALSAQKRIIMRNGGMRDIIESTYREKQISLQLNDIDRCILALREDVRAGRKIEEVNFEALRHELSFL